The proteins below come from a single Elgaria multicarinata webbii isolate HBS135686 ecotype San Diego chromosome 11, rElgMul1.1.pri, whole genome shotgun sequence genomic window:
- the LOC134406588 gene encoding keratin, type I cytoskeletal 10-like, which yields MSSSDSFKQSSQSVSSGGGDGGGGGGGGSSGGNGNGDDGHHGHNTSTSGGSSSISRRNTSTARSSQGFFGGSYSGGRPGGGICHSISGGFSGGSSYGGGFGGAGFGGGARGGSLGGGFGGAGFGGSYGGGSLGGGFGGVGFSSDDAGFLSNNEKSIMQSLNDRLASYLDKVRSLEEENNHLESLIRELYQKHEQSTEPKEYSHYYDDIDKLINELISETTDSNKIMLEVDNTRMAAEDFKIKYETERGLHQTEEADLQGLRPLLDKLTFEKSDLEMQYETLQEELTHLIKNHDEVKKDLQHQSGGDVTVEVNSNPGQDLKKTLDNLRHEYEEIIEKNRREVEQWYDAKIDEVHQQNNSSSQEIESGNSQLTELSQEYQTLETELQTQLRVLESLQNNLDNTEGGYNVQLQQFAGLIEPLEAELANIKCEIMSQNQEYQTLLGVKTRLEQEISQYHQLLEHGKHLAASIEQGGYDGGRGGGSFGGSSGGGRGQGGSSRGGGGGSGGGQSYGGTSYGGGSGGRRSEGRGQSSGGISQGGGSGGRGGGSGGGQSTGGISYGGSSGQRGSGGEQSPGGISQGGSSGAGGGGSGGGQYGGISQGGSSGGGGGSGGRGQSSGGISQEGSSGGESGGGQHGGISQGESSGRRGSGGQSPGGGGSGGGQYGEISQGGSSGGGGSGGRGQSPGGISQGGNSGGERGDSH from the exons ATGAGCAGCAGCGATAGCTTCAAGCAGAGCTCGCAAAGTGtttctagtggtggtggtgatggtggtggtggtggtggtggtggaagcagtGGTGGCAATGGAAATGGAGATGATGGGCATCATGGACACAACACTAGTACCAGTGGTGGGTCTTCTTCCATCTCTAGAAGAAACACCTCCACTGCGAGAAGCAGCCAAGGATTTTTCGGTGGAAGTTATTCTGGAGGAAGACCTGGAGGGGGAATATGCCATAGTATATCAGGAGGATTTAGTGGTGGCAGTAGCTATGGTGGTGGCTTTGGAGGGGCTGGTTTTGGTGGTGGCGCTAGAGGTGGCAGCTTGGGTGGTGGCTTTGGAGGGGCTGGTTTTGGTGGTAGCTATGGAGGAGGCAGCTTAGGCGGTGGCTTTGGAGGGGTTGGTTTCAGCAGTGATGATGCTGGATTCCTCTCCAACAATGAGAAGAGCATCATGCAGAGCCTCAATGATCGCTTGGCCTCTTACCTGGACAAGGTGCGAAGCTTGGAGGAAGAAAACAATCATCTAGAGTCCTTAATTAGAGAGTTGTACCAGAAGCATGAACAGAGTACTGAACCGAAGGAATACAGCCATTACTATGATGATATTGACAAGCTCATCAATGAG CTGATTTCTGAGACGACAGATAGTAACAAGATCATGCTGGAAGTGGATAACACCAGGATGGCCGCTGAGGATTTCAAGATAAA ATACGAGACTGAACGTGGTCTGCACCAAACTGAAGAGGCTGATCTTCAAGGCTTGCGTCCTCTTTTGGATAAGCTGACCTTCGAGAAATCCGATCTGGAGATGCAATACGAGACCCTCCAAGAGGAGCTGACGCATCTTATAAAGAACCATGATGAA GTAAAGAAGGATTTGCAGCACCAGTCTGGTGGGGATGTCACTGTTGAGGTCAATTCTAATCCTGGCCAGGATCTGAAAAAGACCCTGGATAACCTGAGACATGAATACGAAGAGATCATTGAGAAAAACCGTAGGGAGGTTGAACAATGGTATGACGCCAAG ATTGATGAAGTTCATCAGCAAAATAATTCAAGCAGCCAGGAGATTGAGTCTGGGAACAGCCAACTGACAGAGCTCTCTCAGGAATATCAGACACTGGAGACTGAGCTGCAAACCCAGCTTCGCGTG CTCGAGTCTTTACAAAACAACCTGGACAACACAGAAGGAGGATACAACGTGCAGTTACAACAGTTTGCGGGCCTGATCGAGCCGCTGGAAGCCGAGCTGGCCAATATCAAATGCGAGATCATGAGTCAAAACCAGGAATATCAAACGCTCCTTGGTGTCAAGACCCGCCTGGAACAGGAGATCTCCCAGTACCATCAGTTGCTTGAGCATGGAAAGCACCTTGC GGCCAGCATAGAGCAAGGTGGATatgatggaggaagaggaggtggatcATTTGGGGGAAgctcaggaggaggaagaggacaaggaggaagttctagaggaggaggaggaggaagtggaggaggacaATCATATGGTGGGACTTCATATGGAGGAGGCTCTGGAGGAAGAAGAAGTGAAGGAAGAGGACAATCATCTGGTGGGATTTCACAAGGAGGAG GttctggaggaagaggaggaggaagtggaggaggacaATCAACTGGTGGGATTTCATATGGAGGAAGTTCTGGACAAAGAGGAAGTGGAGGAGAACAATCGCCTGGTGGAATTTCTCAAGGAGGAAGTtctggagcaggaggaggaggaagtggaggaggacagTATGGTGGGATTTCACAAGGAGGAagttctggaggaggaggaggaagtggaggaagAGGACAGTCATCTGGTGGGATTTCACAAGAAGGAAGTTCTGGGGGAGAAAGtggaggaggacaacatggtggaATTTCacaaggagaaagttctggacGAAGAGGAAGTGGAGGACAATCGCCTG gaggaggaggaagtggaggaggacagTATGGTGAGATTTCACAAGGAGGAagttctggaggaggaggaagtggaggaagAGGACAGTCACCTGGTGGGATTTCACAAGGAGGAAATTCTGGAGGAGAAAGAGGTGATAGTCATTGA